Proteins co-encoded in one Medicago truncatula cultivar Jemalong A17 chromosome 8, MtrunA17r5.0-ANR, whole genome shotgun sequence genomic window:
- the LOC112417364 gene encoding uncharacterized protein → MSNLSKLHFEALKISGHNYLTWAVDAEMYLAAEGNADAIKEGNKASEQQKAKALIFLRHHINEALKNEYLTVKDPLVLWNKLKDRYEHLKAIILPKARYDWMHLRLQDYKSVTAYNSEVYKITSQLELCGEKVTDADLLEKTFSTFHASNMLLQQQYREKGFQKYSDLISCLLVAEQNNELLMKNHEARPAGVAPFPEANASQHNHFGEARGRGRGRGHWSRTCRTPKHLVDLYQQSLKNKGKKVETHYAYNDGDDADYDIYGDLDTTPLDIGDFFEDPNGKIDHLIGDGTVKK, encoded by the exons ATGTCAAATCTCTCAAAACTCCATTTTGAGGCCCTAAAAATTTCTGGACACAACTATTTGACTTGGGCCGTAGATGCTGAAATGTACTTAGCTGCTGAAGGAAATGCAGATGCCATAAAAGAAGGAAATAAGGCATCCgaacaacaaaaagcaaaagcattGATATTCCTTCGTCACCATATTAATGAAGCACTTAAGAATGAATACCTCACTGTGAAAGATCCACTTGTGCTCTGGAATAAACTAAAAGATAGATACGAGCACTTGAAAGCCATTATCCTCCCAAAAGCTAGGTATGATTGGATGCATTTGCGCTTACAGGACTATAAATCTGTAACTGCCTATAATTCTGAAGTATACAAAATTACTTCTCAATTAGAATTGTGTGGTGAAAAGGTAACAGATGCGgatctattagaaaaaacattttcaacCTTTCATGCATCCAACATGCTCCTGCAGCAGCAATACCGTGAAAAGGGGTTTCAAAAATACTCTGATTTAATTTCTTGTCTTTTGGTTGCTGAACAAAACAATGAGCTTCTAATGAAAAATCATGAAGCTCGCCCTGCTGGTGTAGCTCCATTCCCTGAAGCGAATGCATCACAACACAACCATTTTGGAGAAGCTCGTGGTCGCGGTCGTGGTCGTG GTCATTGGTCTCGTACATGTCGTACTCCAAAGCATTTGGTTGACCTTTATCAACAATCActgaaaaacaaaggaaaaaaggtTGAAACTCATTATGCTTataatgatggtgatgatgctGATTATGATATTTATGGTGACCTGGATACTACTCCTTTGGATATTGGTGATTTCTTTGAAGATCCAAATGGAAAAATTGATCACCTTATTGGAGATGGAACCGTgaagaagtag
- the LOC11426327 gene encoding uncharacterized protein has protein sequence MADADFYLPDDLWERICTFLNDEDGKDNNCYLKYVSLVSKKFPAITNSIRFSLTIRKETRPFLTPIFHRFPNLTSLDLSRFRGNYRVDRNTFLTEISCYPLNITLLNFANSALIPLNGLRAFSQNTTTLTSLNCSYKDSIKLHLSKPAIFHGDFLNGMDTLSLAIPKLRKVNLSRHTYLNDQLLFQLFNNWKLLEEVIIFDCTGITDVGIASALRVRPTLRSLSFHKFFKSDNISTLFVLIKSCTSLSDIKMESPTDVTMKTAWSETL, from the exons ATGGCTGATGCAGATTTTTATTTACCTGATGATTTGTGGGAACGTATCTGCACATTCCTGAACGACGAAGACGGTAAAGACAACAATTGCTACTTGAAGTATGTCTCCCTTGTCTCAAAGAAGTTCCCAGCTATCACCAACAGTATTCGATTCTCTCTCACCATCCGTAAAGAAACACGTCCTTTCCTCACTCCCATCTTCCATAGATTTCCTAATCTCACATCGCTCGACCTCTCACGATTTCGTGGTAACTACAGGGTTGACCGCAACACTTTTCTCACTGAAATCTCATGTTATCCATTGAACATCACATTGCTCAATTTCGCTAACAGCGCCTTGATTCCCTTAAACGGGCTGCGAGCATTCTCCCAAAATACTACAACTTTGACATCTCTCAATTGTTCCTACAAGGATTCTATCA AACTCCACCTCAGTAAACCTGCAATATTCCACGGTGACTTCCTCAATGGGATGGATACTCTTTCGTTGGCAATTCCCAAACTTCGTAAGGTTAATCTATCTCGTCATACTTACCTCAATGACCAATTGCTTTTTCAACTGTTCAACAACTGGAAGCTTCTCGAAGAGGTCATCATATTTGACTGTACCGGCATAACAGATGTCGGTATTGCTTCTGCTCTACGTGTGAGGCCAACATTGAGGTCTTTATCCTTTCACAAATTTTTCAAATCGGACAACATTTCAACTTTGTTTGTACTCATTAAGAGTTGTACCTCACTTAGTGATATCAAAATGGAATCACCTACTGATGTCACAATGAAAACTGCGTGGAGTGAAACTTTGTAA
- the LOC11411910 gene encoding probable ubiquitin-conjugating enzyme E2 25 isoform X1, whose protein sequence is MSGSIEQPPPLPPPQSPSLSDHSFQNSNSRSVYSGSNSHRFMDPDVIEIPPPPPPSTHNSSNLLKQKQPIFPDVIDIDNDDDDSTDLVVVGEKVVNCNKGKTIDSVHNDYGDHQTMEDFDNIYYPPVIDKSGPSSWVESSNGYASASKNLISIDEQGSDHSYDDDDDDDDLSDLFMDDYMDVDNYTLLQEHFDNANIPPGIEAPVPWLKDYDLGSKKPESSLFHPSFHIPQSDSKNCQGSGLFQPTWSLEPIKPETQEPSAGSTSVQSKVESIDHPSKIQLPPPLFSQSVPSMKKFDAGQSRRRKLKLPVGVESSTSNLFSGPSGFKKPYVFGSSTNFSSLGNSEAMKLPHVGESPHWKLLEMAKKAGGTGSISSHQSNFIGPVNGSFPFSGTEFVNPWLNSSHFNPYPSYTANSGFFNPFVPLHVTPEQMFNNPWVHNPARDGNNGPTADSTVVAISDEARDEILKKFQNFKQFDTIDDTSDHYYLHKTSSTEQHSKNWVKRIQEEWKSLEKDLPDSIFVRVYESRIDLLRAVIIGAEGTPYHDGLFFFDFFFPSGFPNVPPLVYYHSGGLRLNPNLYNCGKVCLSLLNTWSGNKNEKWLPGVSTILQVLVSIQGLILNTMPYFNEPGYARLSGSAEGEMRSLRYNEDTFLLSLRTMVYLIRRPPKSFEDFVKGHFCSRGQDILVACKAYMDGAQVGCLVKGGVQDVDQGDKSCSKEFKQSLPAYVDMLVKEFTQVGARDCEKFLSSSTISNKPLE, encoded by the exons ATGAGTGGATCGATCGAGCAACCGCCTCCTCTTCCGCCGCCGCAGTCGCCGTCGTTGTCTGATCATTCATTTCAGAATTCTAACTC GAGGAGTGTGTATTCTGGGAGTAATTCTCATCGATTCATGGACCCTGACGTCATCGAaattccaccaccaccaccaccatcaaccCATAACTCTTCTAATTTATTGAAGCAAAAACAG CCCATTTTTCCGGATGTGATTGACATcgacaatgatgatgatgactcAACAGATTTAGTGGTAGTTGGTGAAAAAGTTGTTAACTGTAATAAGGGAAAGACAATTGATTCCGTTCACAATGATTATGGCGATCATCAAACTATG GAAGACtttgataatatatattatCCGCCTGTGATTGACAAATCTGGACCAAGTAGCTGGGTCGAGTCTTCCAACGGTTATGCTTCTGCATCAAAAAACTTAATCAGCATTGATGAGCAAGGTTCTGACCACtcatatgatgatgatgacgacgaCGACGACCTCTCTGATCTTTTTATGGATGATTATATGGACGTAGATAATTATACTTTACTACAGGAGCATTTTGACAATGCGAATATACCTCCTGGTATTGAGGCACCCGTCCCTtggttgaaagattatgatttaGGTTCGAAGAAGCCTGAAAGTAGTTTATTCCATCCTAGCTTTCATATTCCGCAGTCTGATTCTAAAAATTGTCAAGGCAGTGGCTTATTTCAGCCTACATGGTCATTAGAGCCTATTAAGCCGGAAACCCAAGAACCGTCAGCAGGTAGTACTAGTGTGCAAAGTAAAGTGGAATCTATTGATCACCCTTCCAAAATACAATTACCTCCTCCTTTATTTTCTCAATCTGTCCCTAgtatgaagaaatttgatgctgGACAGAGCAGGAGACGCAAGTTAAAGTTGCCGGTAGGAGTGGAGTCATCTACATCCAATTTGTTTTCAGGACCTTCTGGTTTTAAGAAACCTTATGTTTTTGGTTCTTCAACTAACTTTAGCTCTTTAGGCAATTCGGAGGCCATGAAGCTGCCACATGTAGGTGAATCACCACATTGGAAACTACTTGAAATGGCAAAGAAAGCAGGTGGAACTGGAAGTATCAGTTCACATCAGTCAAATTTCATAGGGCCTGTAAATGGATCATTTCCTTTTTCGGGAACTGAATTTGTAAATCCTTGGTTGAATTCTTCTCATTTTAACCCATATCCAAGTTATACAGCTAATTCAGGTTTTTTTAATCCATTTGTTCCTCTTCATGTCACGCCTGAGCAAATGTTCAATAATCCTTGGGTTCACAATCCTGCAAGAGATGGAAATAATGGCCCAACTGCTGATAGTACTGTTGTTGCCATCTCTGATGAAGCCAGAGATGAAATTCTGAAGAAATTTCAAAACTTCAAGCAATTTGACACTATTGATGACACTTCAGACCATTACTATCTTCACAAAACTTCTTCCACGGAGCAG CATTCCAAGAACTGGGTCAAAAGAATTCAGGAAGAATGGAAGTCATTGGAGAAGGATTTACCAG ATTCAATATTTGTCAGAGTTTATGAATCAAGAATAGATCTGTTGAGGGCTGTGATTATTGGAGCAGAGGGAACCCCTTATCATGATGGCCTattcttttttgattttttctttcccAGTGGCTTTCCCAATGTACCTCCG CTAGTCTACTACCACTCTGGTGGACTTCGACTCAACCCAAATTTATATAATTGTGGCAAAGTTTGTCTTAGCCTACTTAACACCTGGTCTGGCAATAAGAATGAGAAGTGGCTCCCAGGTGTTTCAACAATTTTACAGGTCCTGGTCTCCATACAAGGTCTAATCTTGAATACAATGCCTTACTTTAATGAGCCTGGATATGCACGCCTAAGTGGATCTGCAGAGGGTGAAATGAGATCCCTGCGGTATAATGAGGACACTTTCCTCTTGTCATTGAGGACAATGGTCTATCTGATAAGAAGGCCTCCAAAG AGTTTTGAGGACTTTGTTAAGGGGCACTTCTGCAGCCGAGGTCAGGATATTTTGGTAGCTTGTAAAGCATACATGGATGGTGCTCAGGTTGGTTGTTTGGTCAAAGGTGGGGTTCAGGATGTTGATCAGGGTGACAAGAGCTGCTCAAAGGAGTTTAAGCAGTCTTTACCTGCATATGTGGATATGCTTGTTAAAGAGTTTACACAAGTTGGAGCAAGGGACTGTGAGAAATTCTTGTCTTCATCAACAATAAGCAACAAGCCGTTGGAATAG
- the LOC11411910 gene encoding probable ubiquitin-conjugating enzyme E2 25 isoform X2, which produces MSGSIEQPPPLPPPQSPSLSDHSFQNSNSRSVYSGSNSHRFMDPDVIEIPPPPPPSTHNSSNLLKQKQPIFPDVIDIDNDDDDSTDLVVVGEKVVNCNKGKTIDSVHNDYGDHQTMEDFDNIYYPPVIDKSGPSSWVESSNGYASASKNLISIDEQGSDHSYDDDDDDDDLSDLFMDDYMDVDNYTLLQEHFDNANIPPGIEAPVPWLKDYDLGSKKPESSLFHPSFHIPQSDSKNCQGSGLFQPTWSLEPIKPETQEPSAGSTSVQSKVESIDHPSKIQLPPPLFSQSVPSMKKFDAGQSRRRKLKLPVGVESSTSNLFSGPSGFKKPYVFGSSTNFSSLGNSEAMKLPHVGESPHWKLLEMAKKAGGTGSISSHQSNFIGPVNGSFPFSGTEFVNPWLNSSHFNPYPSYTANSGFFNPFVPLHVTPEQMFNNPWVHNPARDGNNGPTADSTVVAISDEARDEILKKFQNFKQFDTIDDTSDHYYLHKTSSTEQHSKNWVKRIQEEWKSLEKDLPDSIFVRVYESRIDLLRAVIIGAEGTPYHDGLFFFDFFFPSGFPNVPPLVYYHSGGLRLNPNLYNCGKVCLSLLNTWSGNKNEKWLPGVSTILQVLVSIQGLILNTMPYFNEPGYARLSGSAEGEMRSLRYNEDTFLLSLRTMVYLIRRPPKACWICANFLAM; this is translated from the exons ATGAGTGGATCGATCGAGCAACCGCCTCCTCTTCCGCCGCCGCAGTCGCCGTCGTTGTCTGATCATTCATTTCAGAATTCTAACTC GAGGAGTGTGTATTCTGGGAGTAATTCTCATCGATTCATGGACCCTGACGTCATCGAaattccaccaccaccaccaccatcaaccCATAACTCTTCTAATTTATTGAAGCAAAAACAG CCCATTTTTCCGGATGTGATTGACATcgacaatgatgatgatgactcAACAGATTTAGTGGTAGTTGGTGAAAAAGTTGTTAACTGTAATAAGGGAAAGACAATTGATTCCGTTCACAATGATTATGGCGATCATCAAACTATG GAAGACtttgataatatatattatCCGCCTGTGATTGACAAATCTGGACCAAGTAGCTGGGTCGAGTCTTCCAACGGTTATGCTTCTGCATCAAAAAACTTAATCAGCATTGATGAGCAAGGTTCTGACCACtcatatgatgatgatgacgacgaCGACGACCTCTCTGATCTTTTTATGGATGATTATATGGACGTAGATAATTATACTTTACTACAGGAGCATTTTGACAATGCGAATATACCTCCTGGTATTGAGGCACCCGTCCCTtggttgaaagattatgatttaGGTTCGAAGAAGCCTGAAAGTAGTTTATTCCATCCTAGCTTTCATATTCCGCAGTCTGATTCTAAAAATTGTCAAGGCAGTGGCTTATTTCAGCCTACATGGTCATTAGAGCCTATTAAGCCGGAAACCCAAGAACCGTCAGCAGGTAGTACTAGTGTGCAAAGTAAAGTGGAATCTATTGATCACCCTTCCAAAATACAATTACCTCCTCCTTTATTTTCTCAATCTGTCCCTAgtatgaagaaatttgatgctgGACAGAGCAGGAGACGCAAGTTAAAGTTGCCGGTAGGAGTGGAGTCATCTACATCCAATTTGTTTTCAGGACCTTCTGGTTTTAAGAAACCTTATGTTTTTGGTTCTTCAACTAACTTTAGCTCTTTAGGCAATTCGGAGGCCATGAAGCTGCCACATGTAGGTGAATCACCACATTGGAAACTACTTGAAATGGCAAAGAAAGCAGGTGGAACTGGAAGTATCAGTTCACATCAGTCAAATTTCATAGGGCCTGTAAATGGATCATTTCCTTTTTCGGGAACTGAATTTGTAAATCCTTGGTTGAATTCTTCTCATTTTAACCCATATCCAAGTTATACAGCTAATTCAGGTTTTTTTAATCCATTTGTTCCTCTTCATGTCACGCCTGAGCAAATGTTCAATAATCCTTGGGTTCACAATCCTGCAAGAGATGGAAATAATGGCCCAACTGCTGATAGTACTGTTGTTGCCATCTCTGATGAAGCCAGAGATGAAATTCTGAAGAAATTTCAAAACTTCAAGCAATTTGACACTATTGATGACACTTCAGACCATTACTATCTTCACAAAACTTCTTCCACGGAGCAG CATTCCAAGAACTGGGTCAAAAGAATTCAGGAAGAATGGAAGTCATTGGAGAAGGATTTACCAG ATTCAATATTTGTCAGAGTTTATGAATCAAGAATAGATCTGTTGAGGGCTGTGATTATTGGAGCAGAGGGAACCCCTTATCATGATGGCCTattcttttttgattttttctttcccAGTGGCTTTCCCAATGTACCTCCG CTAGTCTACTACCACTCTGGTGGACTTCGACTCAACCCAAATTTATATAATTGTGGCAAAGTTTGTCTTAGCCTACTTAACACCTGGTCTGGCAATAAGAATGAGAAGTGGCTCCCAGGTGTTTCAACAATTTTACAGGTCCTGGTCTCCATACAAGGTCTAATCTTGAATACAATGCCTTACTTTAATGAGCCTGGATATGCACGCCTAAGTGGATCTGCAGAGGGTGAAATGAGATCCCTGCGGTATAATGAGGACACTTTCCTCTTGTCATTGAGGACAATGGTCTATCTGATAAGAAGGCCTCCAAAG GCATGTTGGATTTGTGCAAATTTTTTGGCCATGTAG